In Arthrobacter citreus, a single genomic region encodes these proteins:
- a CDS encoding 5-deoxy-glucuronate isomerase — MYEKLKETNQGYIKITDMEEKHPDMLQDIGIYVLVEGDEENLLDERKETAILLLEGTIRLEWNGFKQVIKRENVFEENPWCLHIPRDVEVKVIAIEKSEVLIQKTNNDNTFEAKLYAPEDCLSDNAGVGVWNGTAERVIRTIFDYQNAPYSNLVIGEVISYPGRWSSFPPHHHDQPEVYYYRFNKPQGFGCAMVGTEAYRVEHNSYITIPGKLDHPQTTAPGYAMYFCWMIRHLKYHPWTDRIIEEEHKWLLDPNVKIWPEK; from the coding sequence ATGTATGAAAAACTTAAAGAGACAAATCAAGGATATATAAAGATTACTGACATGGAAGAAAAACATCCAGACATGCTACAAGATATAGGTATTTATGTTTTAGTTGAAGGCGACGAAGAAAACCTATTGGATGAAAGGAAAGAAACTGCCATACTTCTTTTAGAAGGAACAATTCGACTAGAATGGAACGGATTTAAACAGGTAATTAAACGTGAAAATGTTTTTGAAGAAAATCCATGGTGCCTCCATATCCCTAGAGATGTTGAAGTGAAAGTCATCGCAATTGAAAAAAGTGAAGTACTTATTCAAAAAACTAACAATGATAATACATTTGAAGCAAAGTTATATGCTCCTGAAGATTGTTTGAGCGATAATGCTGGTGTAGGAGTTTGGAATGGTACAGCTGAACGAGTGATTCGCACTATTTTTGATTATCAAAATGCTCCTTATTCTAATCTTGTAATTGGTGAAGTTATTTCTTATCCTGGTCGTTGGTCAAGCTTTCCTCCTCATCATCATGATCAACCTGAAGTATATTATTACCGCTTTAATAAACCACAAGGATTTGGATGTGCGATGGTAGGCACTGAGGCTTATCGTGTTGAACATAATAGTTATATTACAATTCCAGGTAAACTGGACCATCCGCAAACGACTGCACCAGGATACGCGATGTATTTTTGTTGGATGATACGCCATCTTAAGTATCATCCATGGACAGATAGAATAATAGAAGAGGAGCATAAATGGTTGCTCGATCCTAATGTGAAGATTTGGCCTGAAAAGTAA
- a CDS encoding LacI family DNA-binding transcriptional regulator, protein MVTIDDVAKRAGVSKGTVSNVFTKKRPISSEVTERVLNAAKELNYVPNHAARSLAMKKTMIIGLKMPSLDAEFSSFDLKVLNGVVKKCTENGYRVLLDRMYENEEKLLFSRDPVDGVILLNPKHDDLRITQYKQLNLPYVLIGRPGKEDVDTKFVDNNNTEIVKEVGEFLIKNGHYDILFLNASYGMTVAEDRKEGLKRAFENFGLPFNEENVIYNDQEKYKNASDYGFNSLLETINVKKYTAIIADTDRVALGVLRAARQLEMDIPNHLSLVALSNNETLASETTPNLTCIELFPEKLGEEAAEALINALNEKLVPRQKMITAKLVVRDSCKNIIKN, encoded by the coding sequence ATGGTAACAATTGATGATGTTGCAAAACGAGCTGGAGTTTCTAAAGGAACAGTTTCAAATGTTTTTACTAAAAAAAGACCAATCAGTTCAGAAGTAACAGAACGTGTATTGAATGCTGCAAAGGAACTAAACTATGTCCCTAATCACGCTGCAAGAAGTCTAGCAATGAAAAAAACTATGATTATTGGGCTGAAAATGCCATCCTTGGATGCTGAATTTAGCAGTTTTGATTTGAAAGTATTAAATGGAGTCGTTAAAAAGTGTACAGAAAATGGATATCGAGTACTTCTAGACCGGATGTATGAAAATGAGGAGAAACTCCTTTTTTCAAGGGATCCAGTAGATGGAGTTATTTTATTAAATCCCAAACATGATGATTTAAGAATTACACAATACAAGCAATTAAATTTACCATATGTTTTAATCGGAAGACCAGGCAAAGAAGATGTTGATACAAAATTTGTTGATAACAACAATACCGAAATTGTAAAAGAGGTTGGAGAGTTTCTTATTAAAAATGGTCATTATGATATTCTCTTCCTAAATGCCTCTTATGGAATGACTGTAGCAGAAGACCGCAAAGAAGGTTTAAAGCGTGCATTTGAAAATTTCGGATTACCTTTTAATGAAGAAAATGTCATTTATAACGATCAAGAGAAATATAAAAATGCTTCTGACTATGGATTTAACAGCTTGCTCGAAACGATTAACGTTAAAAAATACACTGCCATTATAGCGGATACAGATCGTGTAGCTTTAGGGGTCCTTCGTGCAGCAAGACAATTAGAGATGGATATCCCAAATCACTTGTCACTTGTAGCATTGAGTAATAATGAAACCCTTGCTTCAGAAACAACCCCAAATCTTACCTGTATCGAACTGTTCCCAGAAAAACTAGGTGAGGAAGCTGCCGAAGCTTTGATTAATGCATTAAACGAAAAATTGGTCCCAAGACAAAAAATGATTACAGCAAAATTGGTCGTAAGGGATTCTTGTAAAAACATCATTAAAAATTAA
- the iolE gene encoding myo-inosose-2 dehydratase yields the protein MFQDVKLAIAPIGWTNDDMPELGGEITFEQCISEMALAGFSGSEIGNKFPRDPEVLKKALRLRDLEIASAWFSAYLTSKPYEETTREFIKHRDFLYEMGAKVIVVSEQGNGIQGQIETSLFDQKPVFTNKEWSLLVEGLHLLGDLAAEKGMKLVFHHHMGTGIQTSEEIDRLMAITNPEKVSLLYDTGHLAFSGENYLAVLKNHIDRIHHVHLKDVRLEVVNKVREDKLSFLQSVKSGVFTVPGDGIIDFSPIFDILKNSGYKGWLVVEAEQDPAIANPLEFAKIARNYIREQSGL from the coding sequence ATGTTTCAAGATGTAAAGTTAGCTATTGCACCAATTGGATGGACAAATGATGACATGCCAGAACTAGGCGGTGAAATTACATTCGAACAATGTATTAGCGAAATGGCGCTTGCAGGTTTTTCTGGAAGCGAGATAGGTAATAAATTCCCGCGTGATCCGGAAGTTTTAAAAAAAGCTCTAAGATTACGAGACCTTGAGATTGCTAGTGCATGGTTTAGTGCTTATTTAACATCTAAACCTTATGAAGAAACAACAAGAGAATTTATAAAACATAGAGATTTTTTATATGAAATGGGAGCAAAAGTCATTGTTGTATCTGAACAAGGTAATGGCATTCAAGGACAAATTGAGACCTCTTTGTTTGATCAAAAGCCTGTATTTACAAATAAAGAGTGGAGTCTTTTAGTAGAAGGGTTGCATCTTTTAGGGGATCTTGCCGCAGAAAAAGGGATGAAACTAGTTTTTCACCATCATATGGGGACTGGAATTCAAACTTCTGAAGAAATTGACCGACTAATGGCGATCACTAACCCTGAAAAAGTATCTTTGTTATACGATACTGGTCACCTTGCTTTCTCAGGAGAAAACTATTTGGCTGTTCTTAAAAATCATATAGATCGAATTCACCATGTTCATCTTAAAGATGTACGATTAGAAGTTGTAAACAAAGTCCGTGAAGACAAACTGAGTTTTCTTCAATCAGTTAAAAGTGGTGTTTTTACAGTTCCTGGAGATGGCATCATTGATTTCAGTCCTATTTTCGACATATTAAAAAATTCTGGATACAAAGGATGGCTTGTTGTTGAAGCTGAACAAGACCCAGCGATTGCGAATCCATTAGAATTTGCCAAAATAGCTCGTAATTATATTCGTGAACAAAGCGGATTATAA
- a CDS encoding ROK family protein: MQYLAFDLGGTNTKYAFISNEGKVIDKQEVETPKDYDSLIMFIYKTFNNLNKDSNFIGLSCPGIYDPKLNRITGSSALSYLIEKDIVGDLKRILPSVDIWIENDGNCALLGEVWRGHAQDVDDAAIIVVGSAIGGAALVNGKLLRGAFLNAGEFGYMMVDNDVGALSFHSFGGRGGINGLVNIVQKKGYTVQNGIEIFQQIQNDVELCKFVESQLLYTAIGIINIQYVLDPSIIIIGGAISENRKYIEMLKQAIEKLMILRPNYKVKPFIIQAKNYNDSNLLGIVYKYKQAKSI; the protein is encoded by the coding sequence ATTCAATACCTTGCCTTCGATTTAGGCGGAACAAATACAAAATATGCATTCATTTCAAATGAAGGGAAGGTCATTGATAAGCAGGAAGTTGAAACTCCTAAAGACTATGACTCCCTCATAATGTTTATATATAAAACTTTCAATAACTTAAATAAAGACTCAAATTTTATTGGATTAAGTTGCCCTGGTATATACGACCCAAAGCTAAATAGAATCACGGGCTCTTCAGCATTAAGTTATTTAATAGAGAAAGATATTGTGGGAGATTTAAAAAGAATTTTGCCATCGGTTGATATATGGATTGAAAACGATGGCAATTGTGCATTGCTAGGAGAAGTTTGGAGAGGGCATGCACAAGATGTCGATGACGCAGCAATAATTGTTGTAGGGAGTGCTATAGGTGGAGCAGCGCTAGTAAACGGTAAACTATTACGTGGTGCCTTCTTAAATGCTGGAGAATTTGGTTACATGATGGTTGATAATGATGTTGGAGCCTTATCTTTCCATTCTTTTGGAGGAAGAGGTGGAATCAATGGTTTGGTCAATATTGTTCAAAAAAAGGGCTACACAGTTCAAAATGGAATTGAAATTTTTCAACAAATACAAAATGATGTTGAGCTTTGTAAGTTTGTTGAGAGTCAATTATTATATACAGCAATTGGGATTATAAACATCCAATACGTTTTAGATCCATCTATTATCATTATTGGTGGCGCAATTAGTGAGAATAGAAAGTATATTGAGATGCTAAAACAAGCGATAGAGAAATTGATGATACTGCGACCGAACTATAAAGTTAAACCATTTATTATCCAAGCAAAAAATTATAATGATTCGAACTTACTTGGTATTGTTTATAAATATAAACAAGCCAAATCGATATAA
- a CDS encoding PTS transporter subunit EIIA, producing the protein MTNIFNEQNIFIIEEQIENKDQLFRLIAKRASELGYVYSEEDCYRGLLERENQQTTGFQDGFAIPHCKDNTVKEPKLLVFKTSPIPWDSLDGQPTVFSFVLLIPPNSDKEHLQYLAKIAKSLINDEYRQQLKSADEKIISLKVREKLGV; encoded by the coding sequence ATGACTAACATTTTTAATGAACAAAATATTTTTATTATTGAAGAACAAATAGAGAATAAAGATCAATTATTTAGATTAATTGCTAAAAGAGCGAGTGAATTAGGGTATGTCTATTCAGAAGAAGATTGTTATAGAGGACTATTAGAAAGGGAAAATCAACAAACAACAGGTTTCCAAGATGGATTTGCCATCCCTCATTGCAAAGATAATACAGTGAAAGAACCTAAATTATTAGTTTTTAAAACATCACCTATTCCTTGGGATAGCCTAGATGGACAGCCAACAGTCTTCTCATTCGTGTTGCTGATTCCTCCGAATTCCGATAAAGAACATCTACAATATTTGGCAAAAATTGCAAAGTCATTAATTAACGATGAATATCGTCAACAACTTAAATCAGCAGATGAAAAAATTATCTCTTTAAAAGTTAGAGAAAAGTTGGGAGTTTAA
- a CDS encoding alpha-mannosidase gives MSKVHVVNHTHWDREWYFTTADALVLSENCFTEVLDELENNPDAMFCLDGQSSIVDDYIQLRPDRMKQIEKFVSQNRLSIGPWYTQTDAFFVNAESIIRNLTVGIRDSKKYGEYMKIGYLPDTFGINAQMPTILQNCGIDNIIFWRGINFNKHVKGPYFTWKGLGEKEITAVNLVDGYGGASHLNESNYYLESRLIPATEKLNRLSEHKEVLLPSGGDQLDIINDLPQKLDLINKITENQYQISTYVTFMDYLREQENLEEYKGEFREPCTARVHKSIGSVRYNIKRTNFMIEQKLLNRIEPLMAIARANGIHISEKLLHVVWKKILEGHAHDSMGGCVSDDVAIDILHRMKEANEMADGIENLIVKRFSEQMKLNENEVIVFNTLPRRYKGYKIVEFMCPSKNIRLKGYEEAVILESIYYEGKDNLLLETPEGPKYINEDPYYKLKVLIQTDLPSMGYCVIEFEQAEQSISELEVMTDSTIANNFYSVHFADNQLELTTNFGKKISNFIQFEDCGNDGDTYDFSPLRGDKPELLSLTLEKVTKAVHLEEMILTGKFQLPYHLTDRLKTDGEKNTLSIELKISLLRDANRIQCSCKVDNQIYSHRLRVKVNTDILAQETIASLPFGFIRRAVLNGEPENWQQAYVETPVDIEPYDASVAVECEQYNIAAFGKGIKEYQFIEECLYLTLFATTSQLGKPNLVYRPGRASGDTTKKGHVMIPTPKAELIGLNEFEFAFRIAEGNFNEYATSKCWEEYTVEQISYQSQTLNKFIHRLDNKVQLRQKVKSSPKEFSLLEVSEENLFSSFSPSLYDENAFLLRLKNPTKEVKELTHYNFSQFKSVEKVNYIEEYCGDDNYIIPPYDTITLKLWL, from the coding sequence ATGAGTAAAGTACATGTAGTCAATCATACCCATTGGGATCGTGAATGGTATTTTACAACCGCAGATGCGTTAGTACTTAGTGAAAATTGTTTTACAGAGGTATTAGATGAGTTAGAAAACAACCCAGATGCGATGTTTTGCTTGGATGGTCAATCTTCTATAGTAGATGATTATATTCAATTAAGACCAGATCGTATGAAACAAATTGAAAAGTTTGTTTCTCAGAATCGATTATCAATTGGCCCTTGGTACACTCAAACGGATGCGTTCTTTGTCAATGCCGAATCTATTATTCGTAATCTGACGGTTGGTATTAGAGATAGTAAAAAATATGGTGAATATATGAAAATAGGGTATTTACCAGATACGTTTGGTATAAACGCACAAATGCCTACTATTCTACAAAACTGTGGAATAGATAATATTATTTTCTGGAGAGGGATCAATTTTAATAAACATGTGAAAGGACCATATTTTACATGGAAAGGTCTTGGCGAAAAGGAAATAACAGCTGTAAATCTAGTCGATGGTTATGGCGGCGCATCACATCTTAATGAGTCAAATTACTATCTTGAATCAAGATTAATTCCTGCAACAGAAAAATTAAATAGATTAAGCGAACATAAAGAAGTACTTCTTCCATCAGGAGGGGATCAATTAGACATTATTAATGACCTTCCACAAAAATTGGATTTAATTAATAAAATTACAGAAAATCAGTATCAAATTAGTACTTACGTAACATTTATGGACTATTTACGTGAACAGGAAAATTTAGAAGAATATAAAGGTGAATTTAGAGAGCCATGTACAGCTCGAGTACACAAATCAATTGGTTCAGTAAGATACAATATTAAACGTACTAATTTTATGATCGAACAAAAGCTTTTAAATCGAATTGAACCTTTGATGGCCATTGCTAGAGCAAATGGAATTCATATTAGTGAGAAACTTCTCCATGTAGTATGGAAGAAAATTCTTGAAGGACATGCACATGATAGTATGGGCGGTTGTGTGTCAGATGATGTAGCGATTGATATTTTACATCGAATGAAAGAAGCTAATGAAATGGCAGATGGAATTGAAAACTTAATTGTAAAGCGTTTTTCAGAGCAAATGAAACTGAATGAAAATGAAGTCATTGTTTTTAATACCCTTCCAAGGCGTTACAAAGGATATAAAATCGTTGAATTTATGTGTCCTTCAAAAAATATTAGACTAAAAGGTTATGAAGAAGCAGTTATTTTAGAATCAATTTATTATGAAGGCAAAGACAATCTATTACTAGAAACACCAGAAGGACCGAAATACATAAATGAGGATCCATATTATAAACTAAAAGTTTTAATACAGACTGATTTACCAAGTATGGGATATTGTGTAATTGAATTTGAACAAGCTGAGCAATCTATCTCAGAATTAGAAGTAATGACAGATTCAACCATTGCAAATAATTTTTACAGTGTTCATTTTGCTGATAATCAATTAGAATTAACAACTAATTTTGGAAAGAAGATTAGTAACTTCATTCAATTTGAGGATTGTGGAAATGATGGTGATACATATGATTTCTCACCGTTACGTGGTGATAAACCAGAATTATTATCGTTAACACTAGAAAAAGTAACTAAAGCAGTTCATTTAGAAGAAATGATTTTAACAGGGAAGTTCCAACTGCCATATCATTTAACTGATCGTCTTAAAACAGATGGCGAGAAAAATACATTATCTATCGAGTTGAAAATTAGTTTATTGAGAGATGCAAACCGTATTCAATGCTCTTGTAAAGTAGATAATCAGATTTATAGTCATCGTTTGCGTGTTAAAGTTAATACTGATATTTTAGCTCAAGAAACGATTGCATCCCTACCATTTGGATTTATTCGTCGTGCAGTTTTAAACGGGGAGCCTGAAAATTGGCAACAAGCATATGTAGAGACTCCAGTTGATATTGAACCATATGATGCATCTGTAGCAGTCGAGTGTGAACAGTATAATATTGCTGCTTTTGGAAAAGGGATAAAAGAATATCAATTTATTGAAGAGTGTCTTTACTTAACATTATTTGCAACAACAAGCCAACTAGGAAAGCCAAACTTAGTTTATCGCCCAGGACGTGCCTCAGGAGACACGACGAAAAAAGGTCATGTTATGATTCCAACACCTAAAGCAGAATTAATAGGTTTAAATGAATTTGAATTTGCTTTTCGGATTGCTGAAGGTAATTTTAATGAATATGCGACTTCTAAATGTTGGGAAGAGTACACGGTTGAACAGATTAGTTATCAATCACAGACGTTGAATAAATTTATACATCGATTAGATAATAAAGTCCAGCTTCGCCAAAAAGTAAAATCTTCACCTAAAGAGTTTTCATTATTAGAAGTAAGCGAAGAAAATCTATTTAGTAGTTTCTCTCCATCTTTGTATGATGAGAATGCGTTTTTATTACGCCTAAAAAATCCTACGAAAGAAGTAAAAGAATTGACTCACTATAATTTTAGTCAATTTAAGAGTGTGGAAAAAGTGAATTATATTGAGGAGTATTGTGGCGACGATAACTATATTATTCCGCCATACGATACAATTACATTAAAATTATGGCTATAA
- a CDS encoding MurR/RpiR family transcriptional regulator yields MNTVIKRINENFKRLSPSHKCIANYLLDHHEQLANLSARDLAEKTFSVPSSVISFSKKLGYKGFNELKYNYVNDEQNLQIIDNDIFQSILKAETIAKQPAFTEAVNLLNKAPKIFIIAFQMSQIPAKDFYFRMRKIEPSKMIFFETFADQCRMASLMQEDDVALIVSNSGESEEILQIERELKKKKCKQILVTNGINSSLAKYATIELSIGCVEENPLLFKEVPTKARYALIYLLEKIYLEILNIDYEEKLELIKNASQYFKR; encoded by the coding sequence ATGAATACAGTCATTAAAAGAATTAATGAAAACTTTAAGCGGTTATCTCCATCGCATAAGTGTATTGCTAATTATCTTTTAGATCATCACGAACAATTAGCTAACTTGTCAGCAAGAGATTTAGCAGAAAAGACGTTTAGTGTTCCGAGTTCAGTAATTTCTTTTTCAAAAAAATTGGGATATAAGGGTTTTAATGAACTGAAATATAATTATGTTAACGATGAGCAAAATCTACAAATAATTGATAACGATATTTTTCAATCTATTTTGAAAGCGGAAACAATAGCTAAACAACCAGCTTTTACTGAGGCTGTCAATTTACTAAATAAGGCTCCGAAAATATTTATCATTGCTTTCCAAATGTCACAAATTCCAGCAAAAGATTTCTATTTTAGAATGCGCAAAATTGAACCCTCTAAAATGATCTTTTTTGAAACGTTTGCAGATCAATGTCGAATGGCTTCTTTAATGCAAGAAGATGATGTTGCTTTAATTGTTTCAAATAGTGGAGAATCTGAAGAAATTTTACAAATAGAACGAGAGCTTAAGAAAAAGAAATGTAAACAAATATTAGTAACGAATGGAATTAATAGTTCTTTAGCTAAGTATGCGACAATCGAACTAAGTATAGGTTGTGTAGAGGAAAATCCTTTGTTATTTAAAGAGGTACCTACAAAAGCTCGATATGCGCTAATTTACTTATTGGAAAAAATCTACTTAGAGATACTTAATATTGATTATGAGGAAAAACTGGAACTAATCAAAAATGCTAGTCAATATTTTAAAAGGTAA
- a CDS encoding PTS transporter subunit EIIC, with amino-acid sequence MAIKSFVAVTGCAAGIAHTYMAQGALEKAAKDLGIKAKVETQGTIGTENELTREEIEQADVVIIAADINIDKSRFAGKKIVEVDTNQALKDPNGLILNSLENAVMYSGKGSKIGGKMEIGTSSNNLVRFLMSGLTDMIPVTIAAGLLLAIANAFAFHPDPSNHDLVVWGFSKDGKGEFFSKLFDLGKIGFTLMIPIFAAGVARAIGDKPAVAPAFIAGYMINDAGFLGTKTGAGFLGAIIVGFGVGYLVRLLKKIAWPNVLKPIVPILIIPLISTFISFVVIYYLIGQPIALGMNSLYTFINDITVSYAAAPIIYGAILGGMMGVDLGGPINKTAMLVSSAIFVDTMSQFGPEGVNAIPQAATGAAIAVAPLGAAIATWLFKRYFTTDERALGSSAFVMSLVGVTEGAIPFAAAHPTLIIANTLSSAVSGALVASIGIHFYGGIGSPLGAFIGYTTGPKLSWLWWILIIVFAAFINALLYRLILRKRVIVND; translated from the coding sequence ATGGCAATTAAGAGTTTTGTAGCTGTTACTGGTTGTGCGGCAGGGATCGCTCATACTTATATGGCACAAGGTGCGTTAGAAAAAGCAGCAAAAGATTTAGGGATTAAAGCAAAAGTAGAAACTCAAGGTACAATTGGGACAGAAAATGAATTGACAAGAGAAGAAATTGAACAGGCAGATGTAGTAATCATTGCAGCAGATATAAATATTGATAAAAGTCGTTTTGCAGGAAAAAAAATAGTAGAAGTTGATACGAATCAAGCTTTAAAAGATCCAAATGGCTTAATATTGAACTCTTTAGAAAATGCTGTAATGTACAGCGGTAAAGGTTCGAAAATTGGTGGGAAAATGGAAATTGGAACATCTTCAAATAATTTAGTTCGCTTTTTAATGTCAGGACTAACAGATATGATACCAGTTACAATTGCAGCTGGTTTACTGTTAGCAATTGCAAATGCTTTTGCTTTCCATCCAGATCCAAGTAATCATGATTTAGTCGTTTGGGGTTTTTCAAAAGATGGAAAAGGTGAGTTTTTCTCAAAATTGTTTGATTTAGGGAAGATTGGTTTTACATTAATGATTCCAATTTTTGCTGCAGGTGTTGCCCGAGCAATTGGAGATAAACCAGCCGTAGCTCCAGCTTTTATTGCGGGCTATATGATAAATGATGCAGGCTTTTTAGGTACAAAAACTGGTGCAGGTTTCTTAGGTGCCATCATTGTTGGTTTTGGAGTAGGATATCTCGTTCGATTATTAAAAAAGATAGCTTGGCCAAATGTGTTAAAACCAATTGTTCCAATTTTAATCATCCCATTAATTTCAACATTTATTTCCTTCGTAGTAATTTATTATCTAATTGGTCAACCAATTGCGTTAGGAATGAATTCTCTTTATACATTTATTAATGACATTACAGTTAGTTACGCTGCTGCACCAATCATTTATGGAGCAATTTTAGGTGGAATGATGGGTGTAGATTTAGGGGGTCCAATAAATAAAACAGCGATGCTCGTATCTTCTGCAATCTTTGTAGATACAATGTCACAATTTGGACCTGAGGGTGTGAATGCAATTCCTCAAGCTGCTACAGGTGCAGCAATTGCAGTAGCACCACTTGGAGCAGCGATTGCTACTTGGTTATTCAAGCGATATTTTACAACAGATGAACGAGCACTAGGGTCCTCAGCATTTGTAATGAGTTTAGTAGGTGTTACAGAAGGAGCAATTCCATTTGCAGCAGCACATCCAACTCTTATCATTGCGAATACGTTATCATCGGCAGTTTCTGGTGCTTTAGTTGCTTCGATCGGTATTCATTTTTATGGTGGTATAGGATCACCTTTAGGTGCTTTTATAGGTTACACTACAGGGCCAAAATTATCATGGTTGTGGTGGATATTAATTATCGTATTTGCAGCATTTATTAATGCATTACTATACAGACTAATATTAAGAAAGAGAGTGATTGTTAATGACTAA